One Candidatus Omnitrophota bacterium genomic region harbors:
- a CDS encoding tRNA 2-thiocytidine(32) synthetase TtcA, producing MAVLQGLEYYISKRIGRAIIDYGMIKAGDKIAVAVSGGKDSMTLLRILNARRRFVPVKYDLMAIHVDQGYPRSYSAALIKYFRKLKVDYHIEKTDALKKTKKKDINCFWCSWNRRKSLFQAAAKLGFSKVALGHHQDDIVETVLLNMFFQGEISGMRPNQELFKGRITLIRPMAYVEEEMIARFVKQEKIPHDSCTCPNSVISHRAKMGKIISGLRKTCPEVKTNIFRSLQRIKKDYLL from the coding sequence ATGGCAGTTTTGCAGGGATTGGAGTATTATATTTCCAAAAGGATCGGCCGGGCGATCATTGATTACGGGATGATCAAGGCCGGCGATAAGATCGCTGTCGCGGTATCCGGCGGCAAAGACAGCATGACGCTGTTGCGGATACTTAATGCGCGCAGGCGTTTTGTCCCGGTCAAATACGATCTTATGGCAATTCATGTGGACCAGGGCTATCCGCGCTCTTATTCGGCGGCGCTGATCAAATATTTCCGCAAACTTAAGGTTGATTATCATATCGAGAAAACAGACGCCCTTAAGAAAACCAAGAAAAAGGATATTAATTGTTTCTGGTGCTCCTGGAACCGAAGGAAGTCGCTTTTTCAGGCCGCGGCTAAGCTGGGTTTTTCCAAAGTGGCGCTGGGCCATCACCAGGACGATATAGTCGAGACCGTGCTGTTGAACATGTTCTTTCAGGGTGAGATCTCCGGGATGCGTCCGAACCAGGAGTTGTTCAAAGGCAGGATAACCCTTATCCGCCCGATGGCCTATGTGGAGGAGGAGATGATCGCCAGGTTCGTCAAACAGGAGAAGATCCCCCATGACAGCTGCACCTGCCCTAATTCGGTAATATCACACCGCGCTAAAATGGGCAAGATCATCAGCGGCCTGCGTAAGACCTGTCCGGAAGTGAAAACCAATATTTTTCGCAGCCTTCAACGCATAAAAAAGGATTATCTGCTTTAA